The following coding sequences are from one Melopsittacus undulatus isolate bMelUnd1 chromosome 14, bMelUnd1.mat.Z, whole genome shotgun sequence window:
- the NCDN gene encoding neurochondrin codes for MAGTGGSSTLRRCLEVLRDARNDNEQFAALLLVTKAVRAGEVDAKTRRQIFDAIGFTFPTRLLASGKPPPGCPDYTFRALGLTLLACFCTDPELAAHSQVLNKIPTFNDILLSPCDPDSTSMVDDVYQCLSAVMATSRGPRELVTKGTVSALCQAYVNGSYGSDRALALLLGLLAVAEEKCWQRDAPHLLAVLSKLSEDFLQTEDMTKFELCKVLPHFIPLSPPLTQDPQGSECLHRLYKGLANILGSKLSQSQRDPALKLAACLVQAYGSEWIPAGSAGSKFLALLVNLACVEVRLTLEEPDPLEAEGKKEVVTACYVLIEMGIQECLREEKPLLEEVQKMQLMRIMEEAFGAVIFYLRQVKQEELQDPFIFASVRILGAWMAEETSSLKQEICELLPFLVLYAKRFFKEGSSAGSPSQPELVSKEGSGLPQDALRFLLPGFCHLTAEDRPRDILISEGAPALLCEYFLHQWEVLTSKPGSLTPLTSTEMSLQTMCGIFLNLVVTAPDLIRRDKTFSCLMDTLLKSLPLLLPQKGHLALAANIATLGLMMARILAGSTALQGTQSTKEFFGAAISFLSQAHTAQTEPGSDSLTLAVSPAYMSAWADISELWFLGMQALAGCIPLFPWLPQAMLQARWLEGVSELLTHVAAASVDFELIAAFQGVLVELARASKPCRDVILSHHGREWANLYGMAALEQCLSEQ; via the exons ATGGCCGGGACCGGGGGCAGCTCCACGCTCAGGCGGTGCCTCGAGGTGCTCCGGGACGCGAGGAACGACAACGAGCAGTTCGCAGCGCTGCTCCTG GTGACCAAAGCGGTCAGAGCTGGGGAAGTCGATGCCAAGACCCGTCGCCAGATCTTTGATGCAATCGGATTCACGTTTCCCACTCGCCTGCTGGCGTCTGGGAAGCCACCACCCGGCTGCCCCGATTACACCTTCCGGGCGCTGGGCCTTACCCTGCTGGCATGCTTCTGCACCGATCCGGAGCTGGCAGCACATTCCCAGGTGCTGAACAAAATCCCAACCTTCAATGACATCCTGCTTTCCCCGTGCGATCCGGACAGCACGTCCATGGTTGATGATGTGTACCAGTGCCTCAGCGCTGTCATGGCCACGAGCAGGGGGCCCAGAGAGCTGGTGACCAAAGGGACAGTGTCTGCCCTGTGCCAGGCCTATGTGAATGGCAGTTATGGCTCTGACCGTGCTTTGGCTCTGCTCCTGGGGCTGTTGGCCGTAGCAGAGGAGAAGTGCTGGCAGAGAGATGCTCCACACCTCCTGGCCGTGCTGAGCAAGCTCTCCGAGGATTTCCTCCAGACTGAAGACATGACCAAATTTGAGCTGTGCAAGGTTCTGCCTCATTTCATCCCCCTGTCACCACCGCTCACACAGGACCCACAGGGCTCTGAGTGCCTCCATAGGCTTTACAAAGGGCTGGCCAACATCTTGGGCAGTAAACTCAGCCAGTCGCAGCGGGACCCTGCCCTCAAGCTCGCTGCCTGCCTCGTGCAGGCCTATGGGTCAGAGTGGATCccagcaggcagtgctggaagCAAGTTCCTGGCCTTGTTGGTGAACTTGGCTTGTGTGGAGGTCCGCCTGACCCTAGAAGAGCCAGATCCTTTGGAGGcggaggggaagaaagaagtggTAACAGCCTGCTATGTCCTTATTGAGATGGGGATCCAGGAGTGCCTGAGAGAAGAGAAACCACTGCTCGAGGAGGTGCAGAAAATGCAGCTTATGAGGATCATGGAGGAGGCATTTGGAGCTGTAATATTCTACCTGAGGCAG GTTAAACAGGAGGAGCTACAAGACCCTTTCATATTTGCTTCCGTTCGAATCCTTGGAGCCTGGATGGCAGAAGAGACATCCTCCCTCAAGCAGGAAATCTGCGAGCTCTTGCCCTTCCTTGTTCTTTATGCCAAAAGGTTTTTCAAAGAGGGCAGCTCAGCTGGGAGTCCTTCCCAGCCAGAGCTGGTCAGCAAGGAGGGCTCTGGCTTACCCCAAGATGCTCTGAG GTTTCTGCTACCTGGTTTTTGCCATTTAACAGCAGAGGACAGGCCCCGGGACATCCTCATCTCAGAAGGggcaccagcactgctgtgtgaATACTTCCTCCATCAGTGGGAGGTGCTGACCTCCAAGCCTGGGTCCCTGACTCCACTGACAAGCACTGAAATGAGTCTGCAGACCATGTGTGGGATTTTCCTTAACCTGGTTGTGACAGCACCAGACCTTATCAG GCGAGACAAAACCTTTTCCTGCCTGATGGACACGTTGCTGAAGTCTCTTCCACTCCTGCTACCCCAAAAGGGTCACCTGGCTCTAGCAGCAAACATTGCCACTCTGGGCCTGATGATGGCCAGGATCCTTGCAGGCTCCACAG ctCTCCAGGGGACACAGAGTACCAAGGAGTTCTTTGGAGCTGCTATTTCCTTCCTATCCCAGGCCCACACTGCCCAAACAGAGCCTGGCAGTGACAGCTTGACCTTGGCCGTTTCGCCTGCCTACATGAGTGCCTGGGCTGACATCAGTGAGCTCTGGTTCCTGGGAATGCAGGCCTTGGCTGGCTGCATCCCTCTTTTCCCCTGGCTGCCACAAGCCATGCTCCAGGCACGGTGGCTGGAAGGGGTCTCCGAGCTCCTGACCCATGTTGCTGCAGCCTCCGTGGACTTTGAGCTCATCGCTGCTTTCCAGGgggtgctggtggagctggCCAGAGCCAGCAAGCCCTGCAGGGACGTGATCCTGTCACACCACGGCCGGGAGTGGGCCAACCTCTATGGTATGGCAGCTTTGGAACAGTGTCTGTCTGAGCAGtga